TCAACGTAATACAGTGTTCATACATGACTAGCGTCATGAAAGAATAATAGGCCTACAGGCtgtagaatattttatattgatggGACATGAGACGgtataatttcaatggattcaAGAGTATTGAACAGGGTAATTCGAAATTTTATAGTATTCTGAAATTCTATACGCAATGGCATAAACATGAAGATGAGAAGAAAGCTACCGAACAGTTGCAGTGTTAAGTAGAACTATTCCTAGAGAAATAAGGTGCGGGTTGAAAAATCTATCTGATTACAGCATTAAAACAACAAAAACCTCTGCAAAAACTCAAGTAGATATTGTATAGGTTTCAGGTAGATAGTAcgttattattcaaaataataatcatctatCTACAGAGGTAATAAagaatgttattatattatattctacttCGATAATTAGATTTGAGGATGTATCCTAGGTTGAGAATTAGAGGACTAAAAAGTCTCAAATCCACCTAATAGAgactattttcatttcatttcagatttacaaaaaaaaacgatTACAAGATCATCTAGGATGGTAATAACTCCTGAAATTAACATTACCTTACAAATTTTCTTTGCATGCGCTAGAGATAAACTGCCTCCAAAGACTGTAAAGTCCTGGCTGAACAGAAATATACTTCGTCCATTGACTAAGCCGTGACCAGTTATGACGGAGTCCCCAGGAAActatgaaaacaaaaattgagtaaattattaaaattatgtcTAGTAACTAGAATTTCAGTCAACTTATGAGAGATGAGTAAGTAGAgaaggttaaattatttttaacgatTGAATTTTAATCGATGAATGATAATTCAAAGTCTTCTAAGGTTACttatgatatgaataattaaagttgaaaaataaacaacTAAGTTATCAGCAATATTCAAGATGAATGTTCAACGTTGAATATTTCCAAATAGATCAATCTAGTCGACTGAGTTTGTGCATGCTCGTtcaaccgttagtggccagccttatcattaaaattataaggGATTTAATTAGCATTCTATGACATTTGATGGCGTAAACTCATTAGCTATTTCAATTTGAAGCAAAATATGAGTTCAAATTCAACAAGagaatcaaattttcaaataatattcaataataaatctgTTCCCCTACTTACCTTCTGTTTTTCCATGCCAAAGTCTGAACACGTATGTTCCATAAGCATATCATATTCAGTAAAGGAGTCTGGATCACAGAGCAAATTGATTCGTTCTCTCGCAGTCAACTTACCCTGTAAAAAAATGGAGAAtagattatcaattttctgtaaTGCAATCAAAAATGATTTGACTTCCCTAAAAGTAGACAGGACAGTGCCCATTCACAAAAAAAGGAAATATTTGTAACCCTGCAAACTATAGAATATAGACAAATCTCTATAGTCCCGGTATTCTGAAAGGTTATAGAAACAGATATGAAGCAGCAGCTGGTGAAGTTCTTTGGAGGTAACAATCTGCTAACCCCATCTCGATATGGATCCAGGAATGGACGCTCCACCACTAGTGTTGGCATTGACTTCCAAAATACAAAGTGATTATGAGACTAGAGACTCTCTTGCCCTAGCAATGTGTGACCTCAGTAAGGCTTTTGACTGTGTGTCCTATGAGCTCCTGATCATCAAACTTCAGAGGTATAGCCTCGATAGCAGAGTCAATCCACAATATGGTTGAGTTCTACCTAAGGAGCAGAGGGCTAGTGGTTCAACTTGGTTTTGCTACCTCTAGACTGCAAAGTGAATCATGGAGTTCCGCAAGGATCTGTTTTGGGCCCACTGTTGTTTATTCTGTTTATGGATAACTTCTCAAGCAACCAGGATGCAGTACTCTTTGTGAAAGACACCACATTGATTTCTAGTAGGGCTTCCTCTGTGGAACAGGTGCAGATCAGGTGTGCCGGGCAGGTTGAGGCGTCACAGGCAAAGCTGCAGTTTGAGGCAAACAAGCTAAATAATGAAAAGACATCCATCCTTGTCGGTTCATTGAAGATACACGCAACTGCTTGGCTTTTGACTTGATCAAAGACTGTCCCGGAACCATCACATACACCAAGTGTAGAAGAAGCCTGAAGATGTCACTGTTATACAACTACTAAGATGGCTGGGACAAGAGGTCGATCTGAACTGCCTTGTGATTGCATATCATGCACTCTTCAACAGCCATTTTATGTGTCGAGATCTCCTGTGAGAGCATGTTCCTGCCGTTCAGGATATATTATAATGCTTATGCATAAGAGAGCACTAAGGTAAGGATCGCGGGCTAAGGGTCACTGCTGTTTACTTTTCATGAGCCTGGACATTCTTACAGTCTACAgccagtaggcctacctacataCTGTGCTCATTTTTGAATGTCAAGAAGACCAAAGAGCATCTTTCATGGAGGAGTGAACTTACACAACACTTGTCATGCTGCCAGATTGGAGATGCCTTGATACAGACTGACGGGAACCCAAATAAGCAGCTTATTCCCACCTCGGGCCAGAAGgggtttgaattcaattcaatttgataaagcCAAAACACTTTAGGACAACTGGCCATGTTGAAACAACACTCTACCAACAGAAGTGCGAGCAAACATGCAGTACCTATAGAAAATTTAACTCAACACTGAGCAAGAAACTGCTGGATAGGCCTTTTTGTATTCACGACAGGAATTGGGATGAGGATGCTCTCTTTTGGGTTGCAGCACCTCCACAACGCAGGTAGCTTGGGTATCACCCAAGAAGGACACTGAAGATCTGGAAACCCCAGACCTTGGCAACGACATCGCTAGTATCAATGTAAGTAATAGGCTAAGCTAGTATCAAgtatacttacttacttgatacttgatttGAAGTACcgtaagtaggcctataacttAATAGGCTAAGTAAGAAAAActtggaatttattttttaagCATACTCATATTTAATTATTCACCTTTTTGTGCTGAGCTTCAATTCTTTTCAATCCACCACCAAGAAGAGCTGCTTTCTTCAAATCATCAATTCGCTGTTTAACTTTGAAAGTTTGATTAGCATCAGTATGAGATGTATTGGCCAATTGTTGTAAGATGTGATGTTTTTGAAGTACGTTGattttcttaatgaaatttgaacgaTAAGTAACGGATGAAATCATTTTTCACTAATATAAactttatgaaaaacaaaacaattttattaagAAGAATATTACTCTAACTACgttgaaattattaaagataTAAAGATGTTTGAGACTTCAtcacaacataacctaaaaaaacTTCACTTTATTCATCCACTTGTTGATTTATCTTCATCTTCCGACTATGGCTTGATGGCTTGTGTTCTAATTAGGtactaaattttcataatacaacTTGCTTGTGATAAGATTACTTCGATCATCGTCACGTTTGGAAAACGTCATAAATTTTTACGCAATAACTTTGATAATAGCTCTTTGTTTATCACAAAATAAGTTGAaaactgaaatttgaaatacagtatGCCAAGGAGGGGTATATTAATTGAGTTAGAAATTGGAAAATCCATTGTATTTTACCTGCTATTTTTACTCATTAATTTAGCTGCATTATTATATTAATCGTTTATgaggttgaattatttatttacaagcATTACATAgcctataaaaaatattatttatcaataaagaaATTTTTAATAACTGCCTTATTTTAACGTTAAAACCAAATTAATTCATAACTACCGTACCTTATTTCCTATTatatcagaaaaattggagtttGACCAAGCTATTATTGTGGTAAGCGTGCTAATAACGTTGATAAGGTTTTTTGACAGGTATCAAACCTATCAATTTTGTTCCCgccaatttttcaaataatatgggGCAAGATTTTAGCTGATGGATTCGCCGCTTGAATGCGCTACAGTAGCAGATGGCAGAATCATCAAAATCAACACTGGAGTTTTTTTCTGTGAAGTGTGAACGAAGAACAGGCAGTGAGGCAGGCATCATTTGAGGAGTgaaacacacacaacacaagtTTCAGATCGTTGTTACAGGAAAAGAAAATCTGTCCTGACAAATTCAACGTAGAGTTTTTACTTGATACTCGGAGGTCAAGTAATAACAAATATCAGGATGACACGTAAGTATTGTTCATATGAAACACTCTCTATATTCTGTAAGGTTGGTTTTGTTATTGGATATTTCAATGCTCACTTACATCCTAACAAGGTTAcctaaattttcattttcaatgctAAAAATAAGATTTCTCTTATTCTACACTACCCTAGAATCACTATTCTGTTGATTTTATGTTAATATGTAATCTATTTCCCAAAATTTGAAGCTCTTACGGTTTTGAATTATTGTCTAACCCCAAAATTACAAACTGCAAACTCGTTTTATCGTGAATTAATATTTTACTGTAGCCTAATTGGATTGCAGTCAAGTTTACTTACTACTATATTTTTACTTATTGAACTATTGATGAAATGACAAAATAGATTCTTATAATTGAAGAACTCTTGAAAGTAACATTTTTAAATAAGATAAGCCTATCTGTAGCCTACTATAGAatcaatattgttaatattgcTACTCTTTCTGTAGActagaattttatcaatttatttataaatttgctGTCAAATCTAATTGGGTGTTAATCTAAAacttatcaatttgaaattttataaaaaaatatacctTAATGCATACTATGGTCCTTGCAAACCTCAGATTGCAGCACGGGGTTTTATGGCCAATGGTATTTCTTATAAGAATAGGTGCACACGGTTGTCAACGCAATCTTTCTTGCTCTTTCTGTCAGACAAATAGCTCACAAGCCTTATGGCATCTTTAAAATCTAGCAGCACTGGCATTACTCCATAAGGGCAATGCTGCAATCCCTTAGCTACGACTTTACCGCGCGGCTAAGGTATTCTACCTTAAGGTTTGCATAGACTTCATCTCTTATCATTCAAAACTGCAAGAAGGCATCAGGTTCAAGTCTAGGATTAAATAATTATCTCCTAATTGTTTTGATTTACACAAAAACCAATGTCATATTCGAGTTCGTCTTTAAATTATGTACCACCAGCCAACAGGCTCGCTTTTTCCGTTTAGCCAGGACCTCCGGCTGAGTCATCCAGAGATGAGAACAACAGACACGATTTGCTTGGCTGCGATCTTTATTGAGACCACGCAGGAAAACGCCAATTTTATTCGTATCGCTGGTGAAATTTCGAAGCTTTCTATTCAACATTTTTAGACTCCAGCTGAGTCTCTTTACAGAATATGAACGTTCCTTATACATCAGTTCTCGAAAAAGTTTAAATTAACTATGTAgctgaaagttgaaaaatgtctGTCCATTTTGATTGTGAATATCATTTCCCTCGTAAAGTGATGAAGATAggagaattattgtattttagtctagttctttgaaacaagtaATGTACAGCACTTGCAAAACATTTAATCCTCTCTCAAGTTTCAAtttacatgaaaaatttataacAATGCATGGAAAAACTCTCAAAACTAGCACCGCCATTACCTAAACAGTACTTGTGTGAATTAAGTTTAGATTCCAAGCTCAGTTATCCCTGAAAACTCTTTGTCAGAATCTTGAAGCTTTCTCTACACACTCTCTAGATTCTAGCTGATAATCTAGAGATCTAATGATCTAACAAATATAGCCTAAATGCTTTCTGTTCATTTGTCGCAAAAAAGCTGGAAAGCGCaaaaaaaatgctggaaaaACGTCGATTTAGAGAGTATATTTGGCTTTATTTCCAAGCACtctcaatacaacatttttacacTTTGGTTGGACCACTGTACCAAATTTTAAACACTTCTCATAAAACTGAGAAGAAGCAGAAAACTCTTAATTTTGGGCGAAATTTTGAAGCGCTTCCAATACCAAATTTCTAGAACCTATTAATCTGAAccagatttgaatattttctattaattttctcTTTATAATGCTGACAACATGAATGAACGCTGGAAAACACCGATTTTAGGTGAAATTCGCTCTAAAACCGCCTATAacgggcgtatctttggcgtaatttCAAAGTCCTCCCTAGCTgatcttctgtactaaatttgtcTTTACCTCTCAATTAGTTATTGAAACATGTGAGAAAACGTAGAGAAAACACTTGAGAATTAGGAAAACGCAGTAAAACTCCATACCTTGTGCGTATCTTTAATGTAATTCTGAAGTCCTCTCAAGACAAAATTTCTAAACcctagctgaacttctgtacAAGTTTGAACATTATCTTacaattagttcttgaaaagGCAGGAAAAACGCTCAAAAACCGTCGATTCTGGGCGGAtgtttggcgttatttcaaattacaatatttGGTAATAGAAATAGATGAAGTATCAACTAATAGCATTTTGCTAAAGGAATGCATATTGCGATTTTATAATTGATCAAGCTAGCATTGCAAAATTAAATAACTCAGACAAGGTGGTTGCTAGTTGCTATCTAAAATCGAGGTCAGTAAGGACCACGATAATAACTCATTGTGCAGTAGCACATATATTTATAAACCAAGAATTCAATTCAGAAAGTGAAAGCTGTACAATCTTATATTTTGTGTTATTGCGCAATAAAACAATACAGGCTCCGTTGTTCACGTAGCTTGGGTCTTTGAGAACTGGATTGAGTGATGTCCGGTAGTGATATCCATCATCACTAATAGATTGTTTTGAATATTAACGAAATCTGTCTGTCTATTCAATTTGTGTTGTTTCTAGTGAAAGTCAAGGTTATTCAGAAACCTTGTAAACTTTCTAGATCGTTACTGATCATATAGTTTTCAAATGCAGCCTGCTAAAGCGGAAGCACCATtaccttttttattttattttcacgtTAACATAATTAAAGTAATCCCCCCTTGTCCATGTTATCTCAATCTATTTTAATCTGCCTTCAAATAAAAGAAACTCGAAATTACACGTTCAATTTTTCCTGAATATTTGGATACTTTAATTATTTGAGATCCATGTTATGCTTTTATCGCCTTCATATATATCTCTTTccttaattatgaataattgaacACAAgatttgaattaaatcattttaATCTATAGTCAAACATACTAATATCCACTATTTACAATCTATTAtgctattattcattataagaattttaaGAGATGATTGCTGTTTGAATGATGAACGTTTCTGGATTAGACGTTAACCAATATCCAATTGTTACACTATTCGCTTCTCTATTTTCGTTTTTAACGAAGAAATTGTATACACACCTCTAAAACATTAAATACTAGCTGTTTGATTGATATTGaggatttaatataatttatgaatattattagaagagAGACACTTCTCTGTGTATACTGAGCTGAAACGTTGTAAAAAGTGGAAATAAGTTGTTTATCTCAAGAGAAAACTTACGTTTTTATAGGCCTTtgttgcctatgtaagctctttcctatctgatacaagaattttatacaagaataaaattgtgatagctcaagagttttattgttttagtatagttctatattttgttgtttgtttttagtaagtatattatatcgtttcttgaattgtataaactttattgctcaagatctatgtaactgctttgaattgtattcagaaggaaaaaaataaattgaattgaattgaatcttatAGGCCAAATGTTATTGATAAACACATTtgattttgtaatttttcttaGTAAGAAAAATTGTAATGGTTTAGTGGAAATTGAATAGTTGTTTAATATTCTCATAAAATTCTATGTCAACAGGAGGAAACCAACGTGATCTCGCAAGAGAGAAGAATCAAAAAAAGCAACAAGAACTTGCGAAAAGGAAAGGGATTTCTGATAAAGGTACAAACAAAGGAATGACACTAGAACAACGCAAGCAGAggtaacattatttatttttcagaatGATTTAGATTTTTAGATATGCTTTTGTAAAATTATGTAATTGAAGAAAATGTCATAAGGAATCAATCTCCGATGTCATTGAGTAgcatagcatagagaaacaatagcataagtagatataccatggtatagggcgtttatgtcgcaacgtttactgttatctcaagccgatagttcatgtaattctttcccgtgaatctgtgtgacactggtagtctctcatattgtaccgttcatacactctcgccccaacaaaacagtaaaattcgacaataattaACAGTAATTGgctgagataacagtaaaagttgcgacaaacgccctataccatgggatatctacttatgctattgtttctctatgctactacaATAGCAAAATCATAGTTACTACATAGCTAGGACAATAGTtagcaaaattataaattaaatacaaatttaaattttagaaGCAGTTTCGCTCTGTTGTTAATGTTCATCCTTAGAAAAGTCTACAGAGCAATTTTGATAGCGTTTCAGATAACCCAAAAAATTAACTTTATTATATTGGTTACACTGTTAATGATGGTTAGTGTGATTAAATTGGTGTAAAATTACATGGGTACTAAGCTGAATTCACCCCCAATTTCCACCACTACTAACCATTCTTGATTCGAGCTTTCTAAATCCGGGTTCACACCTGTCATGCAGTGTTCCGATTCCACTCCGATCCGATCACGGATGACAAAGACCTAGATTGGTGCATCAACACATGTCCGTCTTGTGATCTGTCCTGCCACAGCCCCTCCACCCACAAAAATTTCGGACATGAGTAGGATTGGAACGTTGCATGACAGGTGTGGCCCGGCTTTTCATTGTAGGGTATTAATGCCCTCTCggcattatattttatacattttcaagatttatcTGGAAAAAATATGCGACTatagtaattgaaaaaaatatgatgaaatcTCTTACAACTAGCAAATAGTAGTGAAATTACAACTAAAATCTCTTTTACAGCAAATAAAAATTCACAATCTCTATTTCCACAACGCAAGGAGCACTGTAAATTAGCATAAGCTCAattgatttgaatgtttttgatgTGGCTGACAACCGGATAGTGGCAAACTGCAAATTTGCCTATTGTAAGAATTTTGTGTTTGCAGAGATAGAATGTTCTCCGCAATTTAATGAGGAAGCTGCTAATTTCCTCATTCATAGTCGGATATTTTCATCTTGATTGTTGCAAAAAAGTTTACTTTCGTAGTTTTTCAGTTGTAGCTTTCGTCTAATGTTTAACATGCTATATTGAACTGTGTACTGCAAAAACTATGAAAGTATACTTTTTGCTACAATCAAGATGAAATTATTGGACTATGAACgagtaaattattatattaggaTTCGTTGCATCTCTCACGAGTGGtcgatatttattcttttgttcCTGGCGCCTAAGGaattattaatgttctattactACAGTTAGTCAAGTTTacatatgattataattttaggCTTAGATGTGTGTTATTGTTAAATCTGTACTAGCCTTAATGGAATGCATTTTATGATGTAGAAATTTGtgggaaaataaatttcaaatttcatgtaatTTCCTCGTAGATGGAAGTGAATGGGTATAAAAGACAAAGATATTAATAAAAAACTAAGAGAGaggaatttttgaattgaaaaaaaaaataatttcttcaagCAGTTTCAGCA
The sequence above is drawn from the Nilaparvata lugens isolate BPH chromosome 2, ASM1435652v1, whole genome shotgun sequence genome and encodes:
- the LOC111049956 gene encoding putative SERF-like protein, which translates into the protein MTRGNQRDLAREKNQKKQQELAKRKGISDKGTNKGMTLEQRKQRDAELMREKQKKAQQKDEL